A stretch of Oryza brachyantha chromosome 4, ObraRS2, whole genome shotgun sequence DNA encodes these proteins:
- the LOC102702930 gene encoding protein MHF2 homolog, with protein sequence MDEEATRGETFDPDLIHAIFKLVWSRRGDRGGGGGGPDEDAIDVEPVPETSRRNRSATANASALKVSCELLRIFVTEAVQRSAFIAEAEGTITIEPTHLERVLPQLLLDF encoded by the exons ATGGACGAGGAGGCGACGCGCGGCGAGACCTTCGATCCG GACCTGATCCACGCCATCTTCAAGCTGGTGTGGAGCCGGCGGGGCGacaggggtggcggcggcggcggtcctgACGAAGATGCCATCGATGTCGAG CCTGTTCCGGAGACATCAAGGAGGAATCGTAGTGCCACTG CCAATGCCAGTGCGCTTAAAGTGAGCTGTGAACTTCTACGGATATTTGTTACAG AGGCCGTTCAACGTTCTGCTTTTATTGCCGAAGCAGAGGGCACTATTACTATTGAACCAACCCATCTGGAGCGTGTGTTGCCACAACTTCTTCTGGACTTTTGA
- the LOC102702368 gene encoding probable galactinol--sucrose galactosyltransferase 2, which yields MPHLEGGSLVVGGHELLASAPPNVALRSAAIAAAPGAAFLGATAPAPSSRHVFSLGTLARGWRWLSLFRFKIWWMIPTMGEDAAGVQAETQMLLLEARNGAGAAAAGEALYVLMLPVLDGGFRASLQGSLDNELQFCFESGDPEVQTLEAVDAVFINSGDNPFKLMKESIKILSKIKGTFSHIEDKEIPANLDWFGWCTWDAFYKAVNPAGIERGLKSLCEGGAPPKFLIIDDGWQDTINEFKEEDEALVEQTVFAERLVDVMENDKFRGETCKNLEDHVKKIKENYGVKYVYIWHALHGYWGGVVTTSDAMKKYNPRLVYPVQSPGNVANLRDIAMDSLQKFGVAIIDPAKIYEFYNDQHSYLSSVGVDGVKVDVQNVMETIGMGFGGRVALTQKYQQALEESIARNFKGNNLICCMSHNTENIFSALKSAVARASEDFMPREPKMQTLHIATVAFNSLLLGEIFIPDWDMFHSKHDSAEFHGATRALSGGGVYVSDKPGVHDFSILKKLVLPDGLILRAKYAGRPTRDCLFNDPVMDGKSLLKIWNLNKFSGVIGVFNCQGAGNWTWPVKENAPVLTTVRITGDLSPSDVDLLEEIAGDEWNGETAVFAFNSFSLARLQKHQNLEVSLSTMTCEIYTISPIKVFGGLVQFAPLGLINMYNSGGALEDLTSADDSSATTVQIKCRGPGRFGAYSATRPDICRVDEHEVEFNHREDDGFLAFDLPHGSSQNNLRNIEILYRAS from the exons ATGCCGCATCTGGAAGGCGGGTCACTGGTGGTCGGGGGGCACGAGCTCCTCGCGAGCGCCCCACCCAACGTCgccctccgctccgccgccatcgccgccgccccgggcGCCGCGTTCCTTGGCGCCACGGCTCCGGCGCCGTCCAGCCGCCACGTGTTCTCCCTCGGTACCCTCGCCAG GGGGTGGAGGTGGTTGTCCCTGTTCAGGTTCAAGATCTGGTGGATGATCCCGACCATGGGcgaggacgccgccggcgttcAAGCGGAGACGCAGATGCTGCTCCTGGAGGCGAGAAACGGGGCGggtgcggcagcggcgggggaAGCGTTGTACGTGCTCATGCTGCCGGTTCTTGACGGCGGATTCCGAGCCAGCCTCCAGGGGAGCCTCGACAATGAGCTCCAATTCTGCTTCGAGAGCG GTGATCCTGAGGTTCAGACACTGGAAGCAGTAGATGCTGTATTCATCAACTCAGGGGACAATCCTTTCAAGCTTATGAAGGAATCAATCAA GATATTATCTAAGATCAAAGGAACTTTCAGTCACATAGAGGACAAGGAG ATCCCTGCAAACCTGGACTGGTTTGGGTGGTGCACTTGGGATGCTTTTTATAAAGCCGTTAACCCAGCGGGGATTGAAAGAGGCCTTAAAAG TTTGTGTGAAGGAGGTGCACCACCAAAGTTTCTGATTATAGATGATGGGTGGCAAGATACTATCAACGAATTCAAAGAAGAGGATGAGGCCCTCGTCGAACAGACTGT GTTTGCTGAGAGGCTTGTTGATGTGATGGAGAACGATAAGTTTAGGGGAGAAACCTGCAAGAATCTTGAAGACCAtgtaaagaaaattaaagaaaattatggAGTCAA GTATGTCTACATATGGCATGCTTTACATGGGTATTGGGGTGGTGTCGTCACGACATCTGATGCAATGAAGAAGTACAATCCAAGGCTAGTTTACCCAGTCCAGTCTCCAGGTAATGTTGCAAATTTGAGGGATATAGCCATGGACAGCTTGCAGAAATTTGGAGTCGCTATCATTGATCCTGCCAAGATATATGAGTTCTACAATGATCAGCACAGCTACCTTTCTAGTGTGGGTGTGGATGGTGTGAAGGTTGATGTGCAGAATGTGATGGAGACTATTGGGATGGGTTTTGGTGGTCGTGTTGCATTAACTCAGAAGTACCAACAAGCTCTTGAGGAATCCATTGCTCGGAATTTCAAAGGAAACAACCTAATCTGCTGCATGAGTCACAACACAGAGAATATTTTTAG TGCATTGAAGAGTGCAGTTGCTAGAGCATCAGAAGATTTCATGCCTCGGGAGCCAAAAATGCAAACCCTGCACATTGCTACTGTGGCATTCAATAGCCTTTTATTGGGAGAAATTTTCATACCTGATTGGGATATGTTTCAT AGTAAGCATGATTCAGCAGAATTTCATGGAGCTACGAGAGCtctgagtggtggtggtgtttaTGTCAG CGACAAACCAGGAGTGCATGATTTCAGTATTCTTAAAAAACTTGTTCTACCAGATGGCTTGATTCTAAGAGCAAAGTATGCTGGTCGTCCAACTCGTGATTGCCTGTTCAATGACCCGGTCATGGACGGcaaaag TCTGTTGAAAATATGGAACCTGAACAAGTTCTCTGGAGTCATTGGAGTGTTTAACTGTCAGGGAGCTGGAAATTGGACTTGGCCAGTGAAAGAAAATGCTCCTGTTCTCACTACCGTCCGCATCACTGGTGATCTCTCCCCATCAGATGTGGATTTACTTGAGGAGATAGCCGGGGATGAGTGGAATGGAGAGACCGCAGTATTTGCTTTCAATTCAT TTTCTCTCGCAAGGCTTCAGAAACACCAGAATTTGGAGGTTTCTTTATCCactatgacatgtgagatatACACCATATCACCAATAAAG GTCTTTGGTGGGCTTGTTCAGTTTGCGCCTCTTGGACTGATCAACATGTACAACTCTGGTGGCGCACTCGAAGATTTGACAAGCGCTGATGATTCTTCGGCAACCACAGTTCAGATCAAATGCCGAGGGCCAGGGCGGTTTGGGGCGTATTCAGCCACCAGGCCGGACATTTGCAGAGTTGATGAGCACGAAGTAGAGTTCAACCACAGAGAGGATGATGGCTTTCTGGCCTTTGATCTCCCTCATGGTTCTTCCCAGAACAACCTCAGAAACATTGAGATTCTGTACAGGGCTTCCTGA
- the LOC102710018 gene encoding ABC transporter B family member 15-like — translation MGDKEKPSFLRLVRYADAYDRCLMALGVLGSFGDGMMQPLSMLVLGDIINNYGGARGAGSTFSSGAVDKFALRLLYVAVAVAACSFLEGLCWTRTAERQASRMRRLYLEAVLRQEVAFFDAAAPSQAQATTFRVISTVSDDADTIQDFLGEKLPMVLANATLFFGALAVSFVFAWRLALAGLPFTLLLFVVPSLLLGRRMAAAAGEARAAYEAAGGIAEQAVSSIRTVASYTAERRTLERFRGALARSTALGIRQGLIKGAVIGSMGVIYAVWSFLSWIGSLLVIHLHAQGGHVFVASISIILAGMSIMMALPNLRYFIDATAAAGRMREMIEMLPPLEAAGKKGATMDKIRGEIVFRDVHFSYPSRLETRVLNGFSLTISEGDTVGLVGGSGSGKSTVISLLQRFYSPDAGEILLDGHGIGTLNAEWLRSQIGLVSQEPVLFATSIRENILFGNETASLKQVVAAAKMANAHEFIVKLPHGYETHVGQFGTQLSGGQKQRIAIARALVRDPRILLLDEATSALDAGSERTVQDALDRASMGRTTVIVAHRLSTLRKADMIAVLDVGRVVESGTHDELVGMDGGEGGVYSRMVHLQKAPPVAAREERHSAVDVVESEMVSFCSVEIMSAASASDHRPSPASSFRSVEHSTELGSKTVVHGVARSRKPSKLRLLKMNRPEWKQALLGCAGAVVFGAVLPLYSYSLGSLPEVYFLADDALIRSKTRLYSLIFLAIAVVCITANIMQHYNFAVMGERLTERVRGQMLAKILSFEAGWFDEDENTSAAVCARLATQASKVRSLVGDRMCLLVQAGATASLGFSLALAVSWRLAAAMMAMQPLIIASFYFKKVLMTGMSRKAKKAQVQGSQLASEAVVNHRMITAFSSQRRMLRLYEAAQEGPRKDNVTHSWFSGFCLCLCQFSNTGSMAVALWYGGKLMAKGLITPTHLFQVFFMLMTMGRVIADAGSLTSDLAQGGDAVRSVLDTLDREPTIKDDEDDSEGNEGKRRKKKKKKHEEIQGAIEFKNVHFSYPTRPEVAVLSGFSLEIGVGKTVALVGPSGSGKSTVIGLIERFYDVQRGAVLIDGEDIRSYSLARLRSNVALVSQEPALFSGTIRDNIAYGDERATEEEVARAAALANAHEFISAMERGYDTRVGERGAQLSGGQRQRVALARAVLKDARVLLLDEATSALDAASERAVQDAVDRMLRGRTCVVVAHRLSTVQKSDTIAVVKDGRVAERGRHHELLAVGRAGTYYNLIKLQHGRSPCLSPI, via the exons ATGGGCGACAAGGAGAAGCCGTCGTTTCTGCGGCTGGTTCGCTACGCCGACGCGTACGACCGGTGCCTGATGGCGCTGGGCGTGCTGGGCAGCTTCGGCGACGGCATGATGCAGCCGCTGTCAATGCTGGTGCTCGGCGACATCATCAACAACTACGGCGGCGCCCGTGGCGCCGGGAGCACCTTCAGCTCCGGCGCCGTCGACAAG TTTGCACTTCGGTTACTGTACGTCGCAGTTGCAGTGGCTGCCTGCTCCTTCCTAG AGGGACTGTGCTGGACGAGGACGGCGGAGCGGCAGGCGTCGAGGATGAGGAGGCTCTACCTGGAGGCCGTCCTGCGGCAGGAGGTGGCGTtcttcgacgccgccgcgccgtcgcagGCCCAGGCCACCACGTTCCGGGTCATCTCCACCGTCTCCGACGACGCCGACACCATCCAGGACTTCCTCGGCGAGAAGCTCCCCATGGTCCTGGCCAACGCGACGCTCTTCTTCGGCGCGCTGGCGGTGTCGTTCGTGTTCGCGTGGCGGCTGGCGCTGGCGGGCCTGCCCTTCACGCTCCTCCTCTTCGTCGTGCCGAGCCTGCTCCTCGGCAGGCgcatggccgccgcggccggggaggcgcgcgcggcgtacgaggcggccggcgggatcGCCGAGCAGGCGGTGTCGTCCATCCGGACGGTGGCGTCGTACACCGCGGAGCGGCGGACGCTGGAGCGGTTCCGCGGCGCGCTGGCGCGGAGCACCGCGCTCGGCATCCGGCAGGGGCTCATCAAGGGCGCCGTGATCGGGAGCATGGGCGTCATCTACGCCGTCTGGTCCTTCTTGTCGTGGATCGGCAGCCTCCTCGTCATCCACCTGCACGCCCAGGGCGGCCACGTCTTCGTCGCTTCCATCTCCATCATCTTGGCGGGAAT GTCGATCATGATGGCGCTCCCGAACCTCCGGTACTTCAtcgacgcgacggcggcggcgggccggaTGCGGGAGATGATCGAGATGCTCCCGCCTCTcgaggcggcggggaagaAGGGCGCCACCATGGATAAGATCAGGGGCGAGATCGTGTTCCGCGACGTTCACTTCTCGTACCCGTCGAGGCTGGAGACGCGGGTGCTGAACGGCTTCAGCCTGACCATCTCCGAGGGCGACACCGTcggcctcgtcggcggcagcgggtcGGGGAAGTCCACCGTGATCTCGCTGCTGCAGAGGTTCTACAGCCCGGACGCCGGGGAGATATTGCTGGATGGCCATGGCATTGGCACGCTTAACGCGGAGTGGCTTCGGAGCCAGATAGGCCTAGTGAGCCAAGAACCTGTGCTGTTTGCTACCTCCATTAGAGAGAACATACTGTTCGGCAACGAGACGGCCTCCCTGAAGCAGGTTGTCGCCGCGGCGAAGATGGCCAACGCTCACGAGTTCATCGTCAAATTGCCCCATGGATACGAAACACAT GTTGGGCAGTTCGGGACGCAGCTGTCGGGAGGGCAGAAGCAGCGCATCGCCATCGCGCGGGCGCTCGTCCGGGACCCAAGGATCTTGCTTCTGGACGAGGCGACGAGCGCGCTGGACGCCGGGTCGGAGCGGACGGTGCAGGACGCGCTGGACAGGGCGTCCATGGGCCGGACCACCGTCATCGTGGCGCACCGCCTCTCGACGCTCCGGAAGGCGGACATGATCGCTGTGCTCGATGTCGGCCGTGTCGTGGAGTCCGGCACGCACGACGAGCTCGTCGGCATGGACGGGGGCGAAGGCGGCGTGTACTCCAGGATGGTGCACCTGCAGAAGGCGCCGCccgtggcggcgagggaggagcGCCACAGCGCCGTGGATGTGGTGGAGAGCGAGATGGTGTCGTTCTGCAGCGTGGAGATCATGTCGGCGGCCAGCGCCAGCGACCACCGTCCTAGCCCGGCGTCGTCGTTCCGGTCGGTCGAACACTCGACGGAGCTAGGGAGCAAGACCGTGGTCCACGGTGTGGCGCGCTCGAGGAAGCCTTCCAAGCTTCGCCTGCTGAAGATGAACAGGCCGGAGTGGAAGCAGGCGCTGCTCGGGTGCGCTGGCGCCGTCGTCTTCGGCGCGGTGCTGCCACTCTACTCGTACAGCCTAGGCTCGTTGCCGGAGGTGTATTTCCTCGCCGACGATGCCCTGATCCGTTCCAAGACCAG GTTGTACTCCCTGATCTTCCttgccatcgccgtcgtctgCATCACGGCGAACATCATGCAGCACTACAACTTCGCGGTGATGGGCGAGCGCCTGACGGAGCGTGTGCGGGGCCAGATGCTCGCCAAGATCCTCTCCTTCGAGGCCGGGTGGTTCGACGAGGACGAGAACACGAGCGCCGCGGTGTGCGCGCGGCTGGCGACGCAGGCCAGCAAGGTCCGCTCCCTCGTCGGCGACCGCATGTGCCTGCTGGTCCAGGCGGGCGCCACCGCGTCGCTGGGCTTCTcgctcgcgctcgccgtgTCGTggcggctcgcggcggcgatgatggcCATGCAGCCTCTCATCATCGCGAGCTTCTACTTCAAGAAGGTGCTGATGACGGGCATGTCCAGGAAGGCGAAGAAGGCGCAGGTGCAGGGGAGCCAGCTCGCCAGCGAGGCCGTGGTGAACCACCGGATGATCACCGCGTTCTCGTCGCAGCGGCGGATGCTCCGCCTGTACGAGGCCGCGCAGGAAGGGCCCCGGAAGGACAACGTGACGCACTCGTGGTTCTCCGGCTTCTGCCTGTGCTTGTGCCAGTTCAGCAACACCGGCAGCATGGCGGTCGCGCTCTGGTACGGAGGCAAGCTCATGGCCAAGGGGCTCATCACCCCCACACACCTGTTCCAGGTGTTCTTCATGCTGATGACCATGGGGAGGGTGATCGCCGACGCCGGGAGCTTGACGTCGGACCTGGCGCAAGGCGGCGACGCGGTGCGCTCCGTCCTTGACACGCTGGACCGTGAACCGACGATCAAGGACGACGAAGACGACAGCGAGGGCAAcgaggggaagaggaggaagaagaagaagaagaagcacgAGGAGATACAAGGCGCCATCGAGTTCAAGAACGTGCACTTCAGCTACCCGACGCGGCCAGAGGTGGCCGTGCTCTCCGGGTTCAGCCTCGAGATCGGCGTGGGCAAGACGGTGGCGCTCGTCGGGCCGAGCGGGTCCGGCAAGTCGACGGTGATCGGGCTGATCGAGCGGTTCTACGACGTGCAGAGGGGCGCCGTCCTGATCGACGGCGAAGACATCAGGAGCTACAGCCTGGCGCGCCTCCGGTCGAACGTGGCGCTCGTCAGCCAGGAGCCGGCGCTCTTCTCCGGCACGATACGCGACAACATCGCgtacggcgacgagcgcgccaccgaggaggaggtggcccgcgccgccgcgctcgccaaCGCCCACGAGTTCATCAGCGCGATGGAGCGCGGCTACGACACGCGCGTCGGGGAGCGCGGCGCGCAGCTGTCCGGCGGTCAGAGGCAGCGGGTGGCGCTGGCGCGGGCGGTCCTCAAGGACGCGAGGGTCCTGCTGCTGGACGAGGCGACGAGCGCGCTGGACGCCGCGTCGGAGAGGGCGGTGCAGGACGCCGTCGACCGGATGCTGCGTGGGAGGACGTGCGTCGTCGTGGCGCACCGGCTCTCGACGGTGCAGAAGTCCGACACGATCGCCGTGGTGAAGGACGGGAGGGTGgcggagagagggaggcaccacgagctcctcgccgtcggccgcgcCGGGACGTACTACAACCTGATCAAACTCCAACACGGCAGATCGCCGTGCCTTAGTCCCATCTGA
- the LOC102709460 gene encoding uncharacterized protein LOC102709460, translating into MLRAPPRAPRPPPPRCSPAPAGAPPPPPPSAGGIRRLVLTPDGRAKLDARPDRDFYAFPRLVKHVDDGFLAALTDLYRERLRPGWDVLDLMSSWVSHLPPEMPFRRVVGHGLNAQELAKNPRLDYFFVKDLNKEQQLELEGSSFDAVLCTVSVQYLQSPEKVFAEIFRVLKPGGVCIVSFSNRMFYEKAVGAWREGTAYSRVQLVMQYFQCVEGFTQPEVVRKLPSDAAGGKPASPLDAVMRLFGMGSSSDPFYAVISYRNFKPM; encoded by the exons ATGCTCCGTGCTCCGCCTcgcgcgccgcgtccgcccccgccgcggtgCTCCCCTGCACCGgcaggcgcgccgccgccgccgccgccctcggcaGGCGGCATCCGGCGGCTGGTGCTGACGCCGGACGGCCGCGCCAAGCTGGACGCGCGGCCGGACCGCGACTTCTACGCGTTCCCGCGCCTCGTCAAGCACGTGGACGACGgcttcctcgccgcgctcACCGACCTCTACCGCGAGCGCCTCCGGCCCGGGTGGGACGTGCTGGACCTCATGAGCTCCTGGGTCAGCCACCTGCCGCCGGAGATGCCGTTCCGGCGTGTCGTCGGCCACGGCCTCAACGCCCAGGAGCTCGCCAAGAACCCGCGCCTCGACTACTTCTTCGTCAAGGACCTCAACAAGGAGCAGCAGCTCGAGCTCGAGGGCTCCAGCTTCGACGCCGTCCTCTGCACCGTCAGCGTCCAGTACCTTCAGTCCCCTGAGAAG GTTTTCGCGGAGATCTTCCGGGTGCTGAAGCCGGGAGGCGTGTGCATCGTCAGCTTCAGCAACCGGATGTTCTACGAGAAGGCGGTCGGGGCGTGGCGGGAGGGCACCGCCTACAGCCGCGTGCAGCTCGTCATGCAGTACTTCCAGTGCGTCGAGGGGTTCACGCAGCCGGAGGTGGTGAGGAAGCTGCcctccgacgccgccggcgggaagccggcgtcgccgctggACGCCGTGATGAGGCTGTTCGGGATGGGAAGCTCGTCCGACCCGTTTTACGCGGTCATCTCGTATAGAAATTTCAAGCCAATGTGA
- the LOC102702650 gene encoding protein-L-isoaspartate O-methyltransferase produces MCLSAASAASPSRFLSPSSSALPRRFLHHLLAAPPLRSSLRCIPFHRMAQFWTQGSLDKNKALVEYLKQYGAVRTDKVAEVMESIDRALFVAEGLTPYTDSPMPIGYNATISAPHMHATCLELLKDHLQPGMHALDVGSGSGYLTACFAMMVGPEGRAVGIEHIPELVAASTENVQRSDAAQLLKDGSLSLHVADGRLGWPDEAPYDAIHVGAAAPEIPQPLVDQLKPGGRMVIPVGSYFQDLQVVDKNDDGSVTVRNDASVRYVPLTSRSAQLQDS; encoded by the exons ATGtgcctctccgccgcctccgccgcatcACCCTCCCGCTTCCtgtcgccctcctcctccgcgctcccccgccgcttcctccaccacctcctcgccgcgcctcCTCTCCGGTCGTCGCTGCGCTGCATCCCGTTCCACCGGATGGCG CAATTTTGGACCCAAGGATCACTGGACAAGAACAAAGCTCTGGTTGAATACCTGAAGCAGTATGGTGCTGTTAGAACTGATAAAGTGGCTGAAGTAATGGAAAGTATTGACAGAGCATTATTTGTAGCAGAGGGCCTTACTCCTTACACTGACAGCCCTATGCCTATTGGTTATAACGCGACCATATCTGCTCCTCACATGCATGCGACCTGCTTGGAGCTACTGAAGGATCACCTGCAGCCTGGAATGCATGCTCTAGATGTTGGATCAG GCAGTGGTTACTTGACAGCTTGTTTTGCAATGATGGTTGGACCAGAAGGCCGTGCAGTTGGGATAGAACATATTCCTGAGCTTGTTGCTGCTTCAACTGAGAATGTCCAAAGAAGTGATGCAGCTCAGTTACTGAAGGATGGGTCTCTTTCTCTCCATGTTGCAG ATGGCAGGCTTGGCTGGCCCGACGAGGCGCCATACGATGCCATTCATGTGGGGGCAGCGGCACCGGAAATACCCCAGCCTCTGGTCGATCAGCTGAAGCCCGGTGGCCGGATGGTCATACCCGTCGGCAGCTACTTCCAGGACCTGCAGGTGGTCGACAAGAACGACGACGGCTCGGTCACTGTACGGAACGACGCGTCCGTCCGCTACGTCCCTCTGACCAGCCGCTCAGCTCAGCTGCAAGACTCCTAA
- the LOC102709737 gene encoding protein JINGUBANG-like — translation MRSDVRAPLQAGRHHRWLHRWLRAQKFQRPRLAIAVSRCASRGQQCWWTGGLLMRLLPRLCMANGNAAAAGEGDSNSVSKQTAVSSSSSSSTVSTSSSAAAAAAVSEASSSMSVPSLPSLSAVVGGSTSCLAASFAHVTTLCDLPTAPGSAAAAVAAADPVHGGGLIVVARPAAVAVYDLFSMEATSTSDMADAASSAGSVKCVAHLHGGKVAVTGHQDGRLRLWRVSSRASDRLRLAAALPTVSDRLRRFPVPSNHVVVRRHHRRLWIEHADAVSGVAASADGRLLFSVSWDKTLKVWAVPSLRCLQSLQAHDDAVNAVAVAPDGTVYTGSADRRVRVWAPRPAEPDKATRRRSKKPAYHLVATLSRHTAAVNAVAVGFGGQVLYSGGNDRCVVVWEREDSASHMVAVGALRGHRKAVLSVACASGDAADGALVVSGSADQTVRAWRRAADGRGYACVAVIDGHSSAVRSVAAAPVPVQKKHRADDDGDEEWRVCSASFDGEVRLWSLRMAAAS, via the exons ATGCGGAGTGACGTACGCGCCCCACTGCAAGCAGGACGCCACCACCGGTGGCTCCACCGATGGCTCCGTGCACAAAAGTTTCAG CGGCCCCGCCTCGCTATTGCTGTCTCACGGTGCGCCTCACGCGGGCAACAGTGTTGGTGGACCGGTGGTCTCCTCATGCGGCTTCTCCCGCGGCTTTGCATGGCCAACGGCAACgcagcggccgccggcgagggagaCAGCAATAGCGTCAGTAAGCAGACGGCggtgtcgtcctcctcctcctcgtcgacggTCTCGACGTCGTcttcagcggcggcggcggccgcggtgtCGGAGGCCTCGTCGTCGATGTCGGTCCCGTCGTTGCCTTCGCTGTCAGCTGTTGTGGGGGGCAGTACGAGCTGCCTCGCCGCGTCGTTCGCCCACGTGACTACTCTGTGCGATCTTCCCACGGCGCCTGGGtcagccgctgccgccgtcgcggcggcggacccGGTTCATGGTGGTGGTCTCATCGTCGTTGCAAGgccggcggccgtggcggtCTATGATCTGTTCAGTATGGAGGCGACCTCCACGTCAGATATGGCGGATGCTGCTTCGTCCGCCGGGTCGGTCAAGTGCGTGGCGCACCTTCACGGCGGGAAGGTCGCGGTGACGGGGCACCAGGACGGGAGGCTGCGCCTGTGGCGGGTGTCCTCGCGCGCTTCCGACcggctccgcctcgccgccgcgctccccACCGTTTCCGACCGGCTCCGCCGTTTCCCCGTGCCGTCCAACCACGTTGTCGtccggcgccaccaccgtcgGCTCTGGATAGAGCACGCCGACGCCGTGTCCGGCGTCGCAGCCTCCGCCGACGGGCGTCTCCTCTTCTCCGTCTCCTGGGACAAGACGCTCAAGGTGTGGGCCGTCCCGTCTCTCCGCTGCCTGCAGTCGCTGCAGGCGCACGACGACGCCGTCAACGCCGTCGCCGTAGCGCCCGACGGCACGGTCTACACCGGCTCCGCCGACAGGCGCGTCCGCGTCtgggcgccgcggccggccgAGCCCGACAaggccacccgccgccgcagcaagAAGCCGGCCTACCACCTGGTGGCCACCCTGTCACGGCACACGGCGGCCGTGAACGCCGTGGCCGTCGGGTTCGGGGGCCAGGTGCTCTACTCCGGCGGCAACGACCGCTGCGTCGTGGTGTGGGAGCGGGAGGACAGCGCGAGCCACATGGTCGCGGTCGGCGCGCTGCGCGGGCACCGCAAGGCGGTGCTCTCCGTCGCGTGCGCCTCGGgggacgccgccgacggcgcgcTGGTGGTCAGCGGGTCAGCGGACCAGACGGTCCGCGcctggcggcgcgcggcggacggcCGCGGGTACGCGTGCGTCGCGGTGATCGACGGGCACAGCAGCGCGGTCAGGTcggtcgcggcggcgcccgtgCCGGTGCAGAAGAAGCATcgtgccgacgacgacggcgacgaggagtgGAGGGTGTGCAGCGCCAGTTTTGACGGCGAGGTGCGGCTCTGGTCGCtgcggatggcggcggcctcgtAG